One window of Hydractinia symbiolongicarpus strain clone_291-10 chromosome 3, HSymV2.1, whole genome shotgun sequence genomic DNA carries:
- the LOC130636928 gene encoding uncharacterized protein K02A2.6-like, with product MSPFKPFLSPKCVFKWTPELESAFNSSKGIIIDAIRHGVEIFDPSRLTCRRSYSLDPVSSHLRYAPIKGECLAVAWGLEQTKYFTRGCTNLVVVTDHKPLVKMLGDRTLDEISNSRIFRLKQRTLPWCFNVAHLPGRTSGAADATSRYPSSAYDSSQEPYDDEHILAASIRHNSLSVVSISWDTIATETSKDPTMRQLRESLENSFQDGDCTRRVKASQFWQYRDSLHVLDDSIMYRDHVVIPSSLGGRVLQVLHSAHQGVSAMESRARPIVFWPGMTNDIQAIRHNCKSCNRNAPFTSSYTSCTGYCTFDTVRINLCRFFRFHCFSLLAGRRSSFRLGRSLQGSTKHSPANGLISALRKLFATFGVPEELSSDGGPEFCATHTSTFLKNWGVRHRVSSAYFAQSNGRAEVAVKKCKRLLMENINPNGSLDNDGFLRALLQVRNTPDPDCNISPAEVVFGRPIRDAFSFVNRQAKF from the exons ATGTCCCCATTTAAACCTTTCCTAAGCCCGAAATGCGTTTTCAAATGGACACCGGAACTTGAGTCTGCGTTCAATTCATCCAAAGGGATCATCATTGATGCCATACGCCATGGTGTCGAAATATTCGATCCGTCGAGATTGACTT GTAGAAGATCGTACTCGCTGGATCCCGTTTCCTCTCACCTAAGGTACGCACCGATCAAAGGCGAATGCCTTGCTGTCGCTTGGGGTTTAGAACAGACCAAGTACTTTACACGAGGATGTACTAACCTCGTGGTAGTGACTGATCACAAGCCCCTAGTTAAGATGCTTGGTGATCGTACACTCGACGAGATATCGAACTCAAGGATATTCCGGTTGAAGCAGCGGACCCTACCCTGGTGTTTCAATGTAGCTCACTTACCTGGAAGGACTAGCGGAGCGGCTGACGCAACGTCACGATATCCTTCCTCTGCATACGACTCATCTCAGGAACCATACGACGACGAGCACATACTCGCTGCTTCCATCCGTCACAACTCATTATCCGTTGTAAGCATATCCTGGGACACTATTGCAACTGAAACCTCAAAAGACCCAACTATGCGTCAGCTTCGCGAATCCCTTGAGAACAGTTTCCAGGATGGTGACTGTACCCGTCGTGTCAAAGCGTCCCAATTTTGGCAGTACCGCGACTCCCTTCATGTACTTGATGACTCAATTATGTACCGAGACCACGTTGTCATTCCTTCATCATTGGGCGGTAGAGTGCTTCAGGTGTTGCACTCAGCACATCAAGGTGTATCAGCGATGGAATCTCGTGCCAGGCCGATCGTTTTTTGGCCTGGTATGACGAACGACATTCAAGCAATCCGTCATAACTGTAAATCGTGCAACCGAAACGCCCCATTCACAAGCAGCTACACCTCCTGTACCGGCTACTGTACCTTCGACACCGTTCGAATCAATCTTTGCAGATTTTTTCGATTTCATTGTTTTTCACTACTTGCTGGCAGGCGATCGTCTTTCCGGCTGGGTCGAAGTCTTCAAGGCTCCACAAAGCACAGCCCTGCTAACGGTCTTATTTCTGCCCTCCGTAAGTTATTTGCTACCTTTGGAGTTCCAGAAGAACTATCCAGTGACGGAGGGCCGGAATTTTGTGCAACGCACACATCGACGTTTCTAAAGAATTGGGGAGTTCGTCATCGCGTATCATCGGCCTACTTTGCACAATCAAATGGTCGAGCTGAGGTTGCGGTAAAGAAATGTAAACGTCTCCTAATGGAAAATATTAATCCCAATGGATCTCTGGATAACGATGGTTTCCTGCGCGCACTATTGCAAGTCCGGAACACACCAGATCCCGATTGTAATATTTCGCCAGCGGAGGTAGTCTTCGGCAGACCGATCCGTGACGCATTCTCTTTCGTCAATCGACAAGCCAAATTTTAG
- the LOC130636172 gene encoding zinc finger MYM-type protein 1-like isoform X1, with protein sequence MDAAFCLPCTLLHQKINLKSALATYLISKGQNYWNDSVSVYKKHEKSALHKDTSSILTSLRTNQSGTTKKINELVSTMYSKKVEANRIFLAAIIDTVILCGCLCISLRGHRDNLKDFPEVGGYAPYSVGNFLDLLNYRVRGGDIALGNHLKACSKNATYLSPQTQNEIISCCGDYITDKIISAVKQAKFFSIICDEACDTSTKEQMSVVLLFVDQHCSLREEFIRFVHCSEGLSGLSLSKVILKTLNELSLDIQNCRGQCYDGAGNVAGKINGCQAHILKQNRLALYTHCSSHRLNLVVCNSCSVHYVRNMMDQIKQITYFFKFSESRLKLLRKNVADFTNNPNYAQLCSKNRKWK encoded by the coding sequence ATGGATGCTGCGTTTTGTCTGCCTTGCACATTATtgcatcaaaaaataaatttaaaatctgcATTAGCTACTTATCTTATTTCAAAGGGGCAGAACTACTGGAATGATAGTGTTTCGGtctataaaaaacatgaaaaaagtgCTCTTCATAAGGACACCTCTTCTATTTTGACTTCTTTAAGGACTAACCAGTCAGGtacaaccaaaaaaattaatgaactgGTATCTACTATGTATTCCAAAAAGGTAGAAgccaacagaatttttttagcaGCTATTATTGATACAGTTATTCTTTGTGGCTGCCTATGCATTTCCCTGAGAGGACACAGAGACAACTTAAAAGATTTTCCTGAAGTTGGTGGCTATGCTCCTTATTCTGTTGGCAATTTTCTTGACCTTTTAAATTATAGAGTAAGAGGGGGTGATATAGCTTTAGGTAATCATTTAAAAGCCTGTTCAAAAAATGCAACTTACTTATCACCACAAACacagaatgaaattatttcatgTTGTGGTGATTATATAACAGACAAAATAATATCTGCAGTTAAACaagctaaatttttttcaataatttgtgaCGAAGCTTGCGACACATCTACCAAGGAACAAATGTCAGTAGTACTTCTTTTTGTAGACCAACATTGTAGCTTGCGAGAGGAATTCATAAGGTTTGTTCATTGTAGTGAAGGGCTCTCAGGTTTGTCTCTTTCAaaggtcattttaaaaaccttgaATGAACTTTCTCTTGACATACAGAATTGTCGAGGTCAATGTTATGATGGTGCTGGGAATGTAGCTGGTAAAATTAATGGTTGTCAGGCTCatattttaaagcaaaacagattAGCTTTATACACACACTGTTCTTCTCATCGCCTAAATTTAGTTGTCTGTAATTCGTGCTCTGTACATTATGTCCGCAACATGATGGATCAAATCAAACAgataacatattttttcaaattttctgaaaGTAGATTGAAACTTTTACGAAAGAATGTTGCTGACTTTACTAACAATCCTAATTATGCCCAATTATGCTCGAAGAATAGAAAATGGAAGTAA
- the LOC130636172 gene encoding uncharacterized protein LOC130636172 isoform X2 — protein sequence MMVLSNVKSYLASENLNDLQKVSSSLRTMLDNKLRDPDFSVLLDEGAVKRNEEAESFIPKDHLLAISCKDNSIRALRSVTDGDCLYSSASLAVSGTNDLIDELRALTCIELFENSLFYSNHPIFVSLFQSSDLFSCVESTLKFSVSHSSVDTGLSAADLVQKEAILMCSKNIWSSFICILALTSVLKRNISTLYPDCGQLRFKTLFNQNIFLKTYVSHHQIFPLH from the exons ATGATGGTGTTATCAAACGTGAAGTCATATTTAGCTTCAGAAAATTTGAACGACCTTCAAAAAGTTTCAAGCTCTTTGAGAACTATGCTGGATAATAAACTGAGAGATCCCGATTTCTCAGTTTTATTAGATGAAGGCGCTGTGAAACGAAACGAAGAAGCTGAAAGTTTCATCCCAAAGGATCATCTGCTAGCCATCAGCTGTAAGGATAATTCTATTCGGGCTCTCAG GTCAGTGACAGACGGTGATTGTTTATACAGCAGTGCTTCTCTGGCTGTTTCAGGTACGAATGATTTAATAGATGAGCTTAGAGCTTTAACTTGCATAGAGCTTTTCGAAAATTCTCTATTCTACTCAAACCATCCAATTTTTGTATCTTTATTTCAatcttcagatttgttttcctgTGTAGAAAGTACATTAAAGTTTTCAGTTAGCCATTCCTCTGTAGACACAGGTCTTTCGGCAGCAGATCTTGTACAGAAGGAAGCTATTCTTATGTGCAGTAAAAACATATGGTCATCTTTTATCTGTATACTTGCCCTTACCAGtgtattaaaaagaaatatttcaacttTATATCCCGATTGTGGTCAGCTACGATTCAAGACGCTTTTCAATcagaatatttttctgaaaacgtATGTGTCTCATCACCAAATTTTTCCTCTTCATTAG